A part of Carettochelys insculpta isolate YL-2023 chromosome 1, ASM3395843v1, whole genome shotgun sequence genomic DNA contains:
- the MIURF gene encoding mitochondrial ribosome and complex I assembly factor AltMIEF1 isoform X1, protein MSRALPSPAAHLCQGKEMLHAVCLHLHLSLMAAWSREAVLSLYRTLLRQGRGLRYTDRDFYFASIRREFRKNQHLERLEDKERQLEKGQAFLHNKLGGLV, encoded by the exons ATGAGCCGGGCTCTGCCAAGTCCTGCAGCTCATTTATGTCAGGGGAAGGAAATGCTGCATGCAG TTTGTCTTCACCTGCATCTGTCCCTCATGGCAGCGTGGTCCCGTGAGGCAGTGCTGTCTCTCTATCGCACTCTGCTGCGCCAGGGCCGTGGCCTACGGTACACTGACCGTGACTTTTACTTCGCTTCAATCCGGCGTGAGTTCCGCAAGAACCAGCATTTGGAGCGGCTTGAAGATAAGGAGAGACAACTGGAGAAGGGGCAAGCTTTCCTGCACAATAAACTGGGAGGGCTGGTTTAG
- the MIURF gene encoding mitochondrial ribosome and complex I assembly factor AltMIEF1 isoform X2 has protein sequence MAAWSREAVLSLYRTLLRQGRGLRYTDRDFYFASIRREFRKNQHLERLEDKERQLEKGQAFLHNKLGGLV, from the coding sequence ATGGCAGCGTGGTCCCGTGAGGCAGTGCTGTCTCTCTATCGCACTCTGCTGCGCCAGGGCCGTGGCCTACGGTACACTGACCGTGACTTTTACTTCGCTTCAATCCGGCGTGAGTTCCGCAAGAACCAGCATTTGGAGCGGCTTGAAGATAAGGAGAGACAACTGGAGAAGGGGCAAGCTTTCCTGCACAATAAACTGGGAGGGCTGGTTTAG
- the MGAT3 gene encoding beta-1,4-mannosyl-glycoprotein 4-beta-N-acetylglucosaminyltransferase: MKMRRHKLFLTLCMAGLCLISFLHFLKALSYVTFPRELASLSPNLVYSFFWNNAPVTPQVSPEPGGLEFLRTPLYSHSPLLQPLPPSGASEELHKVEFVLQEDTTEYFVRTKAGGVCFKPGTRMLEKPPAGRLDEREDGAASGRPARKPLSTSGTKRRKWVECVCLPGWHGPSCGVPTVVQYSNLPTKERLVPREVPRRVINAININHEFDLLDARFHELGDVVDAFVVCESNFTAYGEPRPLKFREMLLNGSFDYIRHKVLYVFLDHFPPGGRQDGWIADDYLRTFLTRDGTSRIRNLRPDDVFIIDDADEIPARDGVLFLKLYDGWTEPFAFHMRKSLYGFFWKQPGTLEVVSGCTVGMLRAVYATDGIRLRRREYYTMPGFRQYENSTGHILVQWSLGSPLHFAGWHCSWCFTPEGIYFKLVSAQNGDFPRWGDYEDKRDLNYIRELIRTGGWFDGTTQEYPPADPKEQMYAPKYLLTNYQRFHYLLENPYRKAEGAG; this comes from the coding sequence ATGAAGATGAGACGCCACAAGCTCTTTCTGACTCTGTGCATGGCTGGTCTCTGCCTCATCTCCTTCCTGCACTTCCTCAAAGCCCTCTCTTATGTCACCTTCCCCCGGGAACTAGCTTCCCTTAGCCCCAACCTGGTCTACAGCTTCTTCTGGAACAATGCACCTGTCACCCCGCAGGTCAGCCCCGAGCCAGGCGGGCTGGAGTTCCTCCGCACGCCGCTGTACTCCCACTCCCCATTGCTGCAGCCCCTGCCGCCTAGCGGGGCCAGCGAGGAGCTGCACAAAGTGGAGTTCGTACTGCAGGAAGACACGACAGAATATTTTGTCCGTACCAAAGCGGGCGGCGTCTGCTTCAAGCCAGGCACGAGGATGTTGGAGAAGCCCCCAGCAGGCCGGCTGGATGAGAGAGAAGATGGCGCTGCTTCGGGGCGCCCAGCCCGTAAGCCACTGAGCACCAGCGGGACCAAGCGGCGGAAGTGGGTGGAGTGCgtgtgcctgcctggctggcatggccccagctgcGGGGTGCCCACTGTGGTTCAGTACTCAAACCTGCCCACCAAGGAGCGACTGGTGCCACGTGAAGTACCCCGGCGGGTCATCAACGCCATCAACATTAACCATGAGTTTGACCTCCTAGATGCCCGTTTCCATGAGCTGGGGGATGTCGTAGATGCCTTCGTGGTCTGCGAGTCAAACTTCACAGCCTACGGGGAGCCACGCCCACTCAAGTTCCGCGAGATGCTCCTCAATGGCTCCTTTGACTACATCCGCCACAAGGTGCTCTACGTCTTCCTTGACCACTTTCCCCCTGGTGGGCGCCAGGACGGCTGGATCGCCGACGACTACTTGCGCACTTTCCTGACAAGGGACGGCACCTCCCGTATACGCAACCTGCGCCCAGATGACGTCTTCATCATCGACGACGCGGATGAGATCCCGGCCCGTGATGGCGTGCTCTTCCTCAAGCTCTACGACGGCTGGACGGAGCCTTTCGCCTTCCATATGCGCAAATCCCTCTatggcttcttctggaagcagcctgGCACCCTGGAGGTGGTTTCTGGCTGCACCGTGGGGATGTTGCGCGCCGTCTATGCCACAGACGGGATCCGCCTGCGCCGCAGAGAGTACTACACCATGCCTGGCTTCCGACAGTATGAGAACAGCACGGGCCATATCCTGGTGCAGTGGTCACTGGGCAGCCCGCTCCATTTTGCTGGCTGGCACTGCTCCTGGTGCTTCACTCCGGAGGGGATCTACTTCAAACTGGTGTCAGCCCAAAACGGGGACTTCCCCCGCTGGGGCGACTACGAGGACAAGCGGGACCTCAACTACATCCGGGAGCTCATCCGGACTGGTGGCTGGTTCGACGGCACCACCCAGGAGTATCCCCCCGCCGACCCCAAGGAACAAATGTATGCCCCAAAGTACCTACTAACGAACTACCAGCGGTTCCACTACCTGCTAGAGAATCCCTACCGGAaggcagagggggctgggtga